A region of Nocardioides sp. JS614 DNA encodes the following proteins:
- a CDS encoding BCCT family transporter, protein MTTRYDHPRAHRVADAVRSPAADVVPHPALDQPVEAAAPDRAGLDRVVFGVTAAIAVAFLVWGFVSTSTLASASSDALGWTMTNTGWLFVLTASGFVVFVLWLALSRFGNIPLGRDDEEPEFRTVSWVAMMFSAGMGIGLMFYGVSEPLTHYVAPPPGTGAEGNPQAVQHAMATTLFHWTLHPWAIYAVVGLAIAYGVYRKGRLQLISAAFEPLLGRHAKGGWGRVIDMLAIFATLFGSAASLGLGALQIQSGLEIVGGLGEVGNGVLVGIITVLTVAFVLSAVSGVAKGIQWLSNINMVLAIALAAFVFVLGPTVFILNLVPTSIGSFVQDLPMMAARTSAEGSETSTWLQSWTVFYWAWWLSWTPFVGMFIARISRGRTIRQFVSGVLLVPSLVSLVWFCIFGGAAIDLQRSGTDLAGASGVESQLFGTLEAYPLATVASMVVMLLVAIFFVSGADAASIVMGTLSERGTQEPSRATVVFWGVATGAVAAVMLLVGGDQALTGLQTITIVAALPFVVVMVGLAVALVRDLRTDPLMVRRRYAAEAVEQAVIAGVTEHGDDFVLAVDRDPQA, encoded by the coding sequence ATGACCACTCGCTACGACCACCCCCGTGCCCACCGAGTGGCGGACGCCGTACGCAGCCCCGCGGCCGACGTCGTCCCCCACCCCGCTCTCGACCAGCCGGTGGAGGCCGCCGCTCCCGACCGGGCCGGGTTGGACCGGGTCGTCTTCGGCGTGACGGCGGCCATCGCGGTCGCGTTCCTCGTGTGGGGCTTCGTGAGCACGTCCACCCTGGCCTCGGCGTCGTCCGACGCGCTCGGCTGGACGATGACCAACACCGGGTGGCTGTTCGTCCTCACCGCGAGCGGGTTCGTGGTGTTCGTGCTCTGGCTCGCGCTCAGCCGGTTCGGCAACATCCCGCTGGGTCGCGACGACGAGGAGCCCGAGTTCCGCACCGTCTCGTGGGTCGCGATGATGTTCAGCGCCGGGATGGGCATCGGATTGATGTTCTACGGGGTCAGCGAGCCGCTGACCCACTACGTCGCTCCGCCGCCCGGCACCGGCGCCGAGGGCAACCCGCAGGCCGTCCAGCACGCGATGGCGACGACGCTGTTCCACTGGACGCTCCACCCGTGGGCGATCTACGCGGTGGTCGGGCTCGCGATCGCGTACGGCGTGTACCGCAAGGGCCGGCTCCAGCTGATCTCGGCGGCCTTCGAGCCGCTCCTGGGCCGCCACGCCAAGGGAGGCTGGGGCCGGGTCATCGACATGCTCGCCATCTTCGCCACGCTGTTCGGGTCCGCGGCGTCGCTCGGCCTGGGGGCGCTCCAGATCCAGAGCGGCCTGGAGATCGTCGGTGGGCTCGGCGAGGTCGGCAACGGTGTCCTGGTCGGCATCATCACGGTGCTGACCGTCGCGTTCGTGCTCTCCGCGGTCTCGGGTGTCGCGAAGGGCATCCAGTGGCTCTCGAACATCAACATGGTCCTGGCGATCGCACTCGCGGCGTTCGTCTTCGTGCTGGGCCCGACCGTGTTCATCCTCAACCTGGTGCCGACCTCGATCGGGAGCTTCGTCCAGGACCTGCCGATGATGGCCGCGCGCACCAGCGCGGAGGGATCGGAGACCAGCACCTGGCTGCAGTCCTGGACGGTCTTCTACTGGGCGTGGTGGCTGTCCTGGACCCCGTTCGTCGGCATGTTCATCGCCCGGATCTCCCGCGGTCGCACGATCCGGCAGTTCGTCAGCGGCGTGCTGCTGGTGCCGAGCCTGGTCAGCCTGGTGTGGTTCTGCATCTTCGGGGGCGCCGCCATCGACCTGCAGAGGTCGGGCACCGACCTCGCCGGCGCGAGCGGCGTCGAGTCGCAGCTCTTCGGGACCCTCGAGGCCTATCCGCTCGCCACCGTCGCCAGCATGGTCGTCATGCTGCTGGTCGCGATCTTCTTCGTCTCCGGTGCGGACGCGGCGTCGATCGTGATGGGCACCCTCTCCGAACGCGGCACCCAGGAGCCCAGCCGGGCGACCGTGGTCTTCTGGGGCGTCGCCACCGGGGCGGTCGCCGCGGTGATGCTGCTGGTCGGCGGCGACCAGGCACTCACCGGCCTGCAGACGATCACCATCGTCGCCGCGCTGCCGTTCGTCGTGGTGATGGTGGGGCTGGCCGTCGCGCTCGTGAGAGACCTGCGCACGGACCCGTTGATGGTGCGCCGCCGGTACGCCGCTGAGGCGGTCGAGCAGGCCGTCATCGCCGGCGTCACCGAGCACGGCGACGACTTCGTGCTGGCCGTGGACCGCGACCCGCAGGCCTAG
- a CDS encoding LysR family substrate-binding domain-containing protein: MSEAFGHFRVGFVTGATPDKWARTWRSRYSRDPLELVPLDEEEQEARLRAGTLDMALVRLPIDRDGLHCIPLYDELPVAVMGVEHALSLAEEVTTADLADEQLVLPHHSGWTPQVEQLAWPPMTAKDAVEVVAAGTGVAILPMSIARLYHRKDATYRVVTDLAPTTVGLAWLVENDDPWVQRFIGIVRGRTERSSRG, translated from the coding sequence GTGAGCGAGGCGTTCGGGCACTTCCGGGTCGGGTTCGTGACGGGTGCCACGCCGGACAAGTGGGCGCGGACCTGGCGGTCGCGCTACTCCCGAGACCCCCTCGAGCTGGTGCCGCTGGACGAGGAGGAGCAGGAGGCACGGCTGCGCGCGGGCACCCTCGACATGGCCCTCGTGCGGCTGCCGATCGACCGTGACGGGCTGCACTGCATCCCCCTGTACGACGAGCTCCCGGTCGCGGTGATGGGCGTCGAGCACGCCCTGAGCCTCGCGGAGGAGGTCACCACGGCCGACCTGGCCGACGAGCAGCTCGTGCTCCCCCATCACTCGGGCTGGACCCCGCAGGTCGAGCAGCTCGCGTGGCCGCCGATGACGGCCAAGGACGCCGTCGAGGTCGTCGCCGCCGGCACCGGGGTGGCGATCCTGCCCATGTCCATCGCCCGCCTGTACCACCGCAAGGACGCCACCTACCGCGTCGTCACCGACCTGGCGCCGACGACCGTGGGCCTGGCGTGGCTGGTCGAGAACGACGACCCGTGGGTTCAGCGGTTCATCGGGATCGTGCGCGGCCGGACGGAGCGCAGCTCCCGGGGGTGA
- a CDS encoding FAD-binding oxidoreductase, which yields MIEIDHPTDRLVRLRLHVDDRVDHLPGQHYVVRLRAPDDYTAQRSYSVASDPDDPLLELMVECLPGGEVSGFLYDVAEVGDVLELRGPIGGWFVWEGDVPALCLAGGSGVVPVVAMTRYARRLGLQDRLRVVAVARTWDQLPYAAELSRHGAFVALTRENLGERVAAPPYPSELEAYAARAERAYVCGSVGFASYATRLLEEVGVATDTIRVEQFGETG from the coding sequence ATCATCGAGATCGACCACCCGACCGACCGCCTGGTCCGGCTGCGGCTGCACGTCGACGACCGCGTGGACCACCTGCCCGGGCAGCACTACGTGGTGCGGCTGCGCGCGCCCGACGACTACACCGCCCAGCGGTCGTACTCGGTCGCCTCCGACCCCGACGACCCGCTGCTGGAGCTGATGGTCGAGTGCCTGCCCGGCGGGGAGGTCTCCGGGTTCCTGTACGACGTCGCCGAGGTGGGTGACGTGCTGGAGCTGCGCGGACCGATCGGCGGCTGGTTCGTCTGGGAGGGGGACGTGCCGGCGCTGTGCCTCGCGGGCGGGTCCGGCGTGGTGCCGGTCGTCGCGATGACCCGCTACGCCCGGCGGCTGGGCCTCCAGGACCGGCTCCGGGTCGTGGCCGTCGCCCGCACCTGGGACCAGCTCCCCTACGCCGCCGAGCTGAGCCGGCACGGCGCGTTCGTGGCGCTGACCCGCGAGAACCTGGGCGAGCGGGTCGCGGCCCCGCCGTACCCCTCGGAGCTGGAGGCGTACGCCGCCCGCGCCGAGCGGGCCTACGTGTGCGGCTCGGTCGGCTTCGCGTCGTACGCCACCCGCCTGCTCGAGGAGGTCGGCGTGGCCACCGACACGATCCGCGTCGAGCAGTTCGGCGAGACCGGCTGA
- a CDS encoding LCP family protein, with amino-acid sequence MAGTGGTVAPDARPELAAPVPASRSAGPRAARARHAARHRAPRRPRVFRRARTLAGALGVTVLGAAVPGSGYLWTRRRLGYVVLLPFLAGLALVGLYARDLHRLVDFAFDPARLRVAAVAVAIAFVAWAFVVVTTYAMARPRGMSRLEGGLGALVVSLLCVLVALPAFQTVRIAMTQAHFVATVFDDEQTQTTPEGVTEEDPWAGRDQVNVLLLGGDGGVGRTGIRTDSVILLSMNTHTGRSVMFSLPRNMMNAPFPVDSPLHAVFPDGFRGEGDPGSWMLNAVYGQVPALYPHILGDSENEGADAVKQAVAGSLGTHVDYYVLINLLGFQQLVDAIGGVTVNINEPIAINGNTDLNIPPTGYLQPGPDQHLDGFHALWYSRGRWGSDDYDRMLRQRCMVSAIIDEADPLNVLRRYQDLAKAGEEILRTDVPRKLMPAFVDLALKVKEKKIRSMAFVSSDKFFSGDPDYTWMQSVVAKALAPRSGGGAKDDPGTAVKTDDACGYHPVG; translated from the coding sequence ATGGCGGGAACCGGTGGGACGGTCGCGCCCGACGCGCGCCCGGAACTGGCCGCGCCGGTGCCCGCATCCCGGTCGGCCGGTCCCCGGGCCGCACGCGCTCGACACGCTGCCCGGCACCGCGCACCGCGCCGGCCGCGGGTGTTCCGTCGGGCCCGCACGCTCGCCGGGGCCCTCGGTGTGACCGTCCTCGGCGCGGCCGTGCCGGGCTCGGGCTACCTGTGGACCCGCCGGCGACTCGGGTACGTCGTGCTCCTGCCGTTCCTCGCCGGCCTGGCGCTCGTCGGGCTGTACGCCCGCGACCTGCACCGGCTCGTCGACTTCGCCTTCGACCCCGCCCGCCTGCGGGTCGCCGCGGTCGCGGTCGCGATCGCGTTCGTGGCCTGGGCCTTCGTCGTGGTCACGACGTACGCGATGGCCCGGCCCCGGGGGATGAGCCGTCTCGAGGGCGGTCTCGGTGCCCTCGTCGTGTCGCTGCTCTGCGTCCTGGTCGCGCTACCGGCGTTCCAGACGGTGCGGATCGCGATGACCCAGGCGCACTTCGTCGCGACCGTCTTCGACGACGAGCAGACCCAGACCACGCCCGAGGGGGTCACCGAGGAGGACCCGTGGGCCGGGCGCGACCAGGTGAATGTGCTGCTGCTGGGTGGCGACGGCGGCGTCGGCCGCACCGGCATCCGCACCGACTCGGTGATCCTGCTGAGCATGAACACCCACACCGGCAGGTCGGTGATGTTCAGCCTGCCGCGGAACATGATGAACGCACCGTTCCCGGTCGACAGCCCGCTGCACGCCGTCTTCCCCGACGGCTTCCGCGGCGAGGGCGACCCCGGCAGCTGGATGCTGAACGCGGTCTACGGCCAGGTGCCGGCGCTCTACCCGCACATCCTCGGCGACTCCGAGAACGAGGGCGCGGACGCGGTCAAGCAGGCGGTGGCCGGCAGCCTCGGCACCCACGTCGACTACTACGTGCTGATCAACCTGCTCGGCTTCCAGCAGCTCGTGGACGCGATCGGTGGGGTCACGGTCAACATCAACGAGCCGATCGCGATCAACGGCAACACCGACCTCAACATCCCGCCGACCGGCTACCTGCAGCCCGGGCCCGACCAGCACCTCGACGGCTTCCACGCGCTGTGGTACTCCCGTGGACGCTGGGGTTCCGACGACTACGACCGGATGCTGCGCCAGCGGTGCATGGTGAGCGCGATCATCGACGAGGCCGACCCGCTCAACGTGCTGCGCCGCTACCAGGACCTGGCCAAGGCCGGCGAGGAGATCCTGCGCACCGACGTGCCCCGCAAGCTGATGCCCGCGTTCGTCGACCTGGCGCTGAAGGTCAAGGAGAAGAAGATCCGTTCGATGGCCTTCGTCAGCTCGGACAAGTTCTTCTCGGGCGATCCCGACTACACCTGGATGCAGTCCGTGGTCGCCAAGGCGCTCGCGCCTCGCTCCGGCGGCGGCGCCAAGGACGACCCGGGCACCGCGGTCAAGACCGACGACGCCTGCGGCTACCACCCCGTCGGCTGA
- a CDS encoding CHAP domain-containing protein, giving the protein MRSRLLAPLTTALAAALVTGLLVLAPAPAGAVAPALATGSKAGALDRDGREPSAVFKRSSYLCMGYQACRDAGMGNAGYASNNRTMYWRMYAGHNCTNYVAYRMVKSGLPNERPWSGGGNATYWGTSMPRITDDTPRVGAVAWWKANTGPAGSSGHVAYVERVISADEIVVSQDSWGGDFSWAVVSRSSGNWPSGFVHFNDKPLVNTGAPVVTGIAKVGAVLSSTPGTWRPASAAVAYQWLADGQPIKDAVGATLKLTRARLDQVITVRATGAQLGYPTASATSVPTAPVQPGQLRNLSAPVITGEAKVDSSLTLTPGTWNPAPALAFQWFADDQPIDQATGTTLDLGPELVGRVITAQVTATREGYDPVTASAAPTAPVAPGTFTVATAPSLQGTARLGETLTVDPGTFTPSDADVQVQWLRDGQPVADATGPTYQITNLDLGSRLSARITLTRAGYTTTTLETPRSARVKSDPQIRLAVDSGARRVRVTVTVTAPGVSEVTGPVVVRLAGVSREVTLRHGSARVTFKDLPKGKRTMTVRYAGSETVNRLVTTRTVRVG; this is encoded by the coding sequence ATGCGGTCCCGCCTGCTCGCGCCCCTGACGACTGCCCTCGCGGCGGCCCTGGTCACGGGGCTCCTCGTGCTGGCCCCGGCACCCGCGGGAGCGGTCGCGCCGGCTCTCGCCACGGGGAGCAAGGCGGGTGCGCTGGACCGCGACGGCCGCGAGCCGTCCGCGGTCTTCAAGCGCAGCTCCTACCTGTGCATGGGCTACCAGGCCTGCCGCGACGCCGGCATGGGCAACGCGGGCTACGCGTCGAACAACCGCACCATGTACTGGCGCATGTACGCCGGCCACAACTGCACCAACTACGTGGCCTACCGGATGGTCAAGAGCGGGCTCCCCAACGAGCGCCCGTGGTCGGGAGGCGGAAACGCGACCTACTGGGGCACCTCGATGCCTCGGATCACCGACGACACCCCGCGGGTCGGCGCGGTGGCCTGGTGGAAGGCGAACACCGGACCGGCCGGCTCGTCGGGCCACGTCGCCTACGTCGAGCGGGTCATCTCCGCCGACGAGATCGTCGTCTCCCAGGACAGCTGGGGGGGCGACTTCTCCTGGGCCGTCGTCTCCCGTAGCAGCGGCAACTGGCCGAGCGGGTTCGTGCACTTCAACGACAAGCCGCTGGTCAACACCGGCGCCCCGGTCGTGACCGGGATCGCCAAGGTCGGCGCCGTCCTCAGCTCGACCCCGGGGACGTGGCGGCCGGCGTCCGCCGCCGTCGCCTACCAGTGGCTCGCCGACGGTCAGCCGATCAAGGACGCCGTCGGCGCCACCCTCAAGCTGACCCGTGCCCGGCTGGACCAGGTGATCACGGTCCGTGCCACCGGCGCCCAGCTCGGCTACCCCACCGCGTCGGCCACCTCGGTGCCGACCGCACCGGTCCAGCCCGGCCAGCTGAGGAACCTCAGCGCCCCGGTGATCACCGGCGAGGCCAAGGTGGACTCCTCACTGACCCTCACCCCCGGCACCTGGAACCCCGCGCCCGCGCTCGCGTTCCAGTGGTTCGCCGACGACCAGCCGATCGACCAGGCCACCGGTACCACCCTCGACCTCGGGCCGGAGCTGGTCGGCCGGGTGATCACCGCCCAGGTGACCGCCACCCGCGAGGGATACGACCCTGTCACCGCGTCGGCCGCGCCGACCGCCCCGGTCGCGCCCGGGACGTTCACCGTGGCGACTGCGCCCAGCCTGCAGGGCACGGCCCGCCTGGGCGAGACCCTCACCGTCGACCCGGGCACGTTCACCCCGTCGGACGCGGACGTCCAGGTGCAGTGGCTGCGTGACGGTCAGCCGGTCGCCGACGCCACCGGCCCGACGTACCAGATCACCAACCTCGACCTCGGCAGCCGGCTCTCCGCCCGGATCACGCTGACCCGCGCCGGCTACACGACCACGACCCTGGAGACGCCGCGCTCGGCCCGGGTGAAGAGCGACCCGCAGATCCGGCTCGCGGTCGACTCCGGCGCGCGCCGCGTGCGGGTCACCGTCACGGTGACCGCGCCGGGCGTCAGCGAGGTCACCGGCCCGGTGGTGGTGCGCCTCGCCGGGGTCTCCCGGGAGGTCACCCTGCGGCACGGTTCCGCGAGGGTCACGTTCAAGGACCTGCCGAAGGGCAAGCGCACGATGACCGTGCGGTACGCCGGCAGCGAGACCGTCAACCGCCTGGTCACCACGCGGACCGTGCGGGTCGGCTGA
- a CDS encoding long-chain-fatty-acid--CoA ligase — MRPDERPWASSYAPGVPLDIDVPDESLVDLLEASAARFGARTALDFFGATTTYAGLGDLVARAAEGLRRVGVGAGDRVALVLPNCPQHVVAFYAALRLRAVVVEHNPLYTEEEMAFQLADHRPTVVVAWDKVAPMVRRIVEPLGAPTVLAVHLPSALPRRKQLALRLPVPRAARTRAALSGPARGIRRWESILRGPALAADHPRPTSADVALLQYTGGTTGRPKAAVLTHRNLRANAAQGRAWMPGLVDGDEVVYAVLPLFHAYGLTLCLTFSMSIGATLVLMPRFDVDLVLEAMRRRPATFLPAVPPVYQRLAAAAAEHGVDLSSIRYAISGAMSLPAETAELWEAATGGLLVEGYGMTETSPVALGNPAGDARRIGAIGVPFPSTEVRVVDRHDPSRELPAGQAGELLLRGPQVFAGYWERPAETAEVVLADGWIRTGDVVVMSEDGFFTIVDRIKELIITGGFNVYPSEVEHALRELPGIVDAAVVGLPSGRGDEDVVAVVVLEPGTTLDEDAVRAGCREHVAAYKVPRRVYAVDALPVSIIGKVLRRQVRDELQERFEAAPPAT, encoded by the coding sequence ATGCGACCCGATGAGCGTCCGTGGGCGAGCAGCTACGCGCCCGGCGTGCCGCTGGACATCGACGTCCCCGACGAGTCGCTGGTCGACCTGCTGGAGGCGTCCGCGGCCCGGTTCGGGGCGCGCACCGCGCTCGACTTCTTCGGTGCGACCACCACGTACGCCGGGCTCGGCGACCTGGTGGCCCGCGCGGCGGAGGGGCTGCGGCGCGTGGGCGTCGGAGCGGGCGACCGGGTGGCGCTGGTGCTGCCGAACTGCCCCCAGCACGTGGTCGCGTTCTACGCCGCGCTGCGGCTGCGCGCGGTGGTGGTGGAGCACAACCCCCTCTACACCGAGGAGGAGATGGCCTTCCAGCTCGCCGACCACCGGCCGACGGTCGTCGTCGCCTGGGACAAGGTGGCGCCGATGGTGCGGCGGATCGTCGAGCCCCTCGGGGCTCCCACCGTGCTGGCGGTCCACCTCCCGTCCGCCCTGCCGCGCCGCAAGCAGCTCGCGCTGCGGCTGCCCGTTCCGCGGGCCGCGCGCACCCGCGCCGCGCTGAGCGGACCCGCCCGCGGCATCCGCCGGTGGGAGAGCATCCTGCGCGGGCCGGCGCTGGCCGCGGACCACCCGCGGCCCACGAGCGCCGACGTCGCCCTTCTCCAGTACACCGGCGGCACGACCGGGCGACCCAAGGCCGCCGTACTCACGCACCGCAACTTGCGCGCGAACGCCGCCCAGGGCCGGGCCTGGATGCCGGGGCTCGTGGACGGCGACGAGGTCGTCTACGCCGTGCTGCCCCTGTTCCACGCGTACGGCCTGACCCTCTGCTTGACCTTCTCGATGAGCATCGGCGCAACGCTCGTCCTGATGCCGCGCTTCGACGTGGACCTGGTGCTGGAGGCGATGCGCCGGCGGCCGGCCACCTTCCTGCCGGCGGTGCCGCCGGTCTACCAGCGCCTGGCCGCCGCGGCCGCCGAGCACGGCGTCGACCTGTCCTCGATCCGCTATGCGATCTCCGGAGCGATGTCGCTGCCGGCCGAGACGGCCGAGCTGTGGGAGGCCGCGACGGGTGGACTGCTCGTCGAGGGGTACGGCATGACGGAGACCTCGCCGGTCGCTCTCGGGAACCCCGCCGGTGACGCCCGCCGGATCGGCGCGATCGGGGTGCCCTTTCCCTCCACCGAGGTGCGCGTCGTGGACCGGCACGACCCCTCGCGCGAGCTGCCGGCCGGCCAGGCCGGCGAGCTGCTGCTGCGCGGGCCCCAGGTCTTCGCCGGCTACTGGGAGCGCCCCGCCGAGACCGCCGAGGTGGTGCTCGCCGACGGCTGGATCCGCACCGGTGACGTGGTGGTGATGTCCGAGGACGGCTTCTTCACCATCGTCGACCGGATCAAGGAGCTGATCATCACCGGCGGCTTCAACGTCTACCCCAGCGAGGTGGAGCACGCGCTGCGCGAGCTCCCCGGGATCGTGGACGCCGCGGTCGTCGGCCTGCCCTCCGGGCGTGGGGACGAGGACGTGGTCGCCGTCGTGGTGCTCGAGCCCGGCACCACGCTCGACGAGGACGCGGTGCGGGCCGGGTGTCGCGAGCACGTCGCGGCGTACAAGGTGCCGCGGCGGGTGTACGCCGTCGACGCGCTGCCGGTCTCCATCATCGGCAAGGTGCTGCGCCGGCAGGTCCGCGACGAGCTCCAGGAGCGCTTCGAGGCCGCGCCGCCGGCAACGTGA
- a CDS encoding GNAT family N-acetyltransferase: MFAEAQLNDGTRALIWDLWPSDREAVRAGFEKLSEETRFHRFLAAVPHLTDTMLVHLVDEVDGVDHVAVALVVLDEDGNGVPAGVARMIRYADERDAADIAVTVIDAFQRRGVATALLTELMRRRPVGVTRLVTTVTADNAASLAMLRRLGPTVAEPAGPNRLDVMVELPPPSTDDSTDVGGAPDVSGPAEAEDEIL; this comes from the coding sequence GTGTTCGCGGAGGCGCAGCTCAACGACGGCACTCGTGCGCTGATCTGGGACTTGTGGCCCAGTGACCGCGAGGCGGTGCGCGCGGGTTTCGAGAAGCTCTCCGAGGAGACCCGGTTCCACCGCTTCCTGGCCGCGGTGCCGCACCTGACCGACACGATGCTCGTCCACCTGGTCGACGAGGTCGACGGCGTCGACCATGTCGCGGTCGCGCTGGTCGTGCTCGACGAGGACGGCAACGGGGTGCCCGCCGGCGTCGCCCGGATGATCCGCTACGCCGACGAGCGCGATGCCGCGGACATCGCGGTCACCGTCATCGACGCGTTCCAGCGGCGCGGGGTCGCGACCGCACTGCTCACCGAGCTGATGCGGCGTCGACCGGTGGGGGTCACCCGGTTGGTCACCACCGTGACCGCCGACAACGCCGCCTCCCTCGCCATGCTCCGGCGTCTCGGTCCCACGGTCGCCGAGCCGGCCGGCCCGAACCGTCTCGACGTGATGGTCGAGCTGCCCCCGCCCAGCACCGACGACAGCACCGACGTGGGCGGCGCTCCCGACGTCTCGGGGCCGGCCGAAGCCGAGGACGAAATCCTCTAG
- a CDS encoding AMP-dependent synthetase/ligase encodes MASTTPTHDDTRPEPAASLARMFYDRIAATPDQEAFRFPDGAGWRSVTWRQTGETVRTLAAGLLALGIRPEERVAILSNTRVEWLEADLAIMCAGAATTTVYPTTSADDVAFILGDSGSRIAFAEDDTQVAKLRSRRDHLPDLIRVVTFDGQADGEWVLSLRDLVALGARHLVEHPGAVDQAVAAIGPEDLATLIYTSGTTGQPKGVELPHRCWTYIGSAADRLGILSAADVQFLWLPLSHSFGKMLEAVQLQIGFPTAVDGRLERIVENLAEVRPTFMAGPPRIFEKVHAKVVQTVEEEGGVKHRLFNWAFRVGDRVARARLEGRRPSTFDAAQHAVADRLVLAKIRERLGGRIRFLVSGSAALSPDVGRWFHAADLLVLEGYGLTETSAGTCMVLPDDAVFGAVGRPLDGTELRIASDGEIFVRGPGVMRGYHHLPEATAEVLSADGWLATGDVGELDHRGRLRITDRKKDLIKTSGGKYIAPQAIEIIFKAVCPLASQMLVHADGRSYATALITLDPDALAQWGRAQGMPVTDYSALAASPEVHGYVAACVEELNGRLNRWETIKQFRILDHDLSVEGGELTPSMKVRRKVIETTYHDLLDSMYVPA; translated from the coding sequence GTGGCCTCGACGACCCCAACGCACGACGACACACGTCCGGAGCCGGCCGCCTCGCTGGCGCGGATGTTCTACGACCGGATCGCGGCGACGCCCGATCAGGAAGCCTTCCGCTTCCCCGACGGGGCGGGCTGGCGCTCGGTCACCTGGCGCCAGACCGGCGAGACGGTCCGAACCCTCGCCGCCGGCCTGCTGGCGCTCGGCATCCGGCCCGAGGAGCGGGTCGCGATCCTCAGCAACACCCGGGTCGAGTGGCTCGAGGCCGACCTCGCGATCATGTGCGCCGGCGCCGCCACCACGACGGTGTACCCCACGACCAGCGCGGACGACGTCGCCTTCATCCTCGGGGACAGCGGCTCACGGATCGCGTTCGCCGAGGACGACACCCAGGTCGCCAAGTTGCGGTCGCGGCGCGACCACCTGCCCGACCTGATCCGGGTCGTCACCTTCGACGGCCAGGCGGACGGCGAGTGGGTGCTCAGCCTGCGGGACCTGGTCGCACTCGGAGCGCGGCACCTGGTCGAGCATCCCGGCGCCGTCGACCAGGCGGTGGCCGCGATCGGGCCCGAGGACCTGGCCACCCTCATCTACACCTCGGGGACGACCGGCCAGCCGAAGGGCGTCGAGCTGCCGCACCGGTGCTGGACCTACATCGGCTCGGCGGCCGACCGGCTCGGCATCCTCTCCGCCGCGGACGTGCAGTTCCTGTGGCTGCCGTTGTCCCACTCGTTCGGCAAGATGCTGGAGGCGGTCCAGCTCCAGATCGGGTTCCCGACCGCCGTGGACGGCCGCCTGGAGCGGATCGTGGAGAACCTGGCCGAGGTCCGGCCGACGTTCATGGCCGGGCCACCACGGATCTTCGAGAAGGTCCACGCCAAGGTCGTGCAGACCGTCGAAGAGGAGGGCGGCGTGAAGCACCGCCTGTTCAACTGGGCCTTCCGGGTCGGGGACCGAGTGGCGCGGGCGCGGCTCGAGGGGCGGCGGCCCTCGACGTTCGACGCCGCCCAGCACGCCGTGGCGGACCGGTTGGTGCTCGCCAAGATCCGCGAGCGCCTGGGCGGTCGGATCCGGTTCCTGGTCTCCGGCAGCGCCGCGCTCTCACCCGACGTCGGGCGCTGGTTCCACGCGGCCGACCTGCTGGTGCTCGAGGGGTACGGACTGACCGAGACCAGCGCCGGCACGTGCATGGTGCTGCCGGACGACGCCGTGTTCGGGGCCGTCGGCCGGCCCCTGGACGGCACCGAGCTGCGGATCGCCTCCGACGGCGAGATCTTCGTGCGCGGGCCGGGAGTGATGCGTGGCTACCACCACCTGCCCGAGGCGACCGCCGAGGTGCTCAGCGCGGACGGCTGGCTCGCGACCGGCGACGTCGGCGAGCTCGACCACCGGGGCCGGCTGCGGATCACCGACCGCAAGAAGGACCTGATCAAGACCTCGGGCGGCAAGTACATCGCGCCGCAGGCGATCGAGATCATCTTCAAGGCGGTGTGCCCGCTCGCGAGCCAGATGCTCGTCCACGCCGACGGTCGCAGCTACGCGACGGCACTGATCACCCTCGACCCGGACGCGCTGGCCCAGTGGGGCCGGGCCCAGGGCATGCCGGTGACGGACTACTCGGCCCTCGCGGCGAGCCCCGAGGTGCACGGGTACGTCGCGGCGTGCGTCGAGGAGCTCAACGGCCGGCTCAACCGGTGGGAGACGATCAAGCAGTTCCGGATCCTCGACCACGACCTGAGCGTCGAGGGCGGCGAGCTCACCCCGAGCATGAAGGTGCGCCGGAAGGTCATCGAGACGACGTACCACGACCTGCTCGACTCGATGTACGTCCCGGCCTGA